From Triticum aestivum cultivar Chinese Spring chromosome 4A, IWGSC CS RefSeq v2.1, whole genome shotgun sequence, a single genomic window includes:
- the LOC123081685 gene encoding transcription repressor OFP7-like, producing MAKRLFHSCRSPSAAAVVTPATNLLAKHHSPAFTPPAGGCCPRGLTHRRPLPPETCGAMRCAADYTADDLPPARGTPAYRWLKSSHWHVIEAATDGDDTPRLKIDARRRLRRSRRRRRLHRKAAIESLSSGDSGWFSSSEEPSAYSSRSVEAEATLVTSTATETSSGVSGSSGAVAATAEARAEAVVAGSFAVVKRSDDPRADFRRSMAEMVVGRGIYDADGLERLLRCFLALNDQRHRRDIVDAFGDVWEAVFASPLPHGAVTSAPAASCRAAAAGAPRQ from the coding sequence ATGGCCAAGCGcctcttccactcttgccgctccccgtccgccgccgccgtggtcACCCCCGCCACCAACCTCCTCGCCAAGCACCACTCGCCGGCCTTCACGCCCCCCGCCGGCGGATGCTGTCCGCGCGGCCTCACTCACCGGCGGCCGCTGCCACCGGAGACCTGCGGCGCCATGCGCTGCGCTGCCGACTACACTGCCGACGACCTCCCTCCGGCCCGCGGAACGCCCGCCTACCGCTGGCTGAAGAGCTCCCACTGGCACGTCATCGAGGCCGCCACCGACGGCGACGACACGCCCCGCCTCAAGATCGACGCGCGGCGCCGGCTGCGGCGctcccggcgccgccgccggctccaCCGCAAGGCGGCCATAGAGAGCCTGTCGTCCGGCGACAGCGGGTGGTTCAGCAGCAGCGAGGAGCCGAGCGCGTACAGCAGCCGCAGCGTCGAGGCGGAGGCGACGCTGGTCACGTCCACCGCGACGGAGACCTCGTCGGGCGTGAGCGGGAGCTCCGGCGCCGTGGCGGCGACCGCTGAGGCGCGagcggaggcggtggtggccggGAGCTTCGCGGTGGTGAAGCGCTCGGACGACCCCCGGGCGGACTTCCGGCGGTCCATGGCGGAGATGGTGGTGGGCCGCGGCATCTACGACGCCGACGGGCTGGAGCGCCTGCTGCGGTGCTTCCTGGCGCTGAACGACCAGCGCCACCGCCGCGACATCGTCGACGCCTTCGGCGACGTGTGGGAGGCCGTGTTCGCCAGCCCGCTGCCGCACGGCGCCGTCACGTCCGCGCCTGCCGCGAGCTGCCGCGCGGCCGCCGCAGGGGCGCCTCGTCAGTAG